In Halorussus limi, a genomic segment contains:
- a CDS encoding NAD(P)/FAD-dependent oxidoreductase: MNVAIVGGGIVGLASAHYLAERGADVTVYEKGSLGNGSTERSVGGIRAQFSTPVNVELSVASMAVWEEFEAEFGTDIAYRRPGYLFAAREEATARAFEEQVALQNDRGVPSVLLDPEEATEHCPGLRAEEFVAATYSPTDGFADPHLALQGFAEAARESGAEIRTRTAVTEIHRDGEGVTGLTAAGKTTERRDADFVVNAAGPWARRVAATAGVEIPVAPKRRQILVADPETPVPEDVPLTVDLDTGSHFRPEREGKALVGGHFRGEERRSSESASDEIASGGTSDADPDCDPDGFDRKMDLDWAAEAVERAGDCATYFGPDSEIRRGWAGLYAVTPDHHPVVEESVPGFVQAVGFSGHGFQHAPATGKLVAELVFDGEASLVDISALGSDRFERGALLEERNVA; this comes from the coding sequence ATGAACGTCGCTATCGTGGGGGGCGGTATCGTGGGCCTCGCCAGCGCCCACTACCTCGCCGAGCGGGGTGCCGACGTGACCGTCTACGAGAAGGGGTCGCTCGGGAACGGGAGCACCGAGCGGTCGGTCGGCGGCATCCGCGCGCAGTTCTCGACGCCCGTCAACGTCGAACTGTCGGTGGCGAGCATGGCGGTCTGGGAGGAGTTCGAGGCCGAGTTCGGCACCGACATCGCGTACCGGCGGCCGGGCTACCTCTTCGCGGCCCGCGAGGAGGCGACCGCTCGTGCGTTCGAAGAGCAGGTCGCCCTGCAGAACGACCGCGGCGTGCCGAGCGTTCTTCTCGACCCCGAGGAGGCGACCGAACACTGCCCCGGACTGCGCGCCGAGGAGTTCGTCGCGGCGACCTACTCGCCGACCGACGGGTTCGCCGACCCGCACCTCGCGCTGCAGGGGTTCGCCGAGGCGGCCCGCGAGTCGGGCGCGGAGATTCGGACTCGGACCGCCGTCACCGAGATTCACCGCGACGGCGAGGGCGTGACCGGCCTGACCGCCGCGGGGAAGACGACCGAACGCCGCGACGCCGACTTCGTGGTCAACGCCGCGGGACCGTGGGCGCGGCGGGTCGCCGCGACGGCGGGCGTCGAGATTCCGGTCGCGCCCAAGCGCAGACAGATACTCGTCGCGGACCCCGAGACGCCCGTCCCCGAGGACGTGCCGCTCACCGTCGACCTCGACACCGGGTCACACTTCCGGCCAGAGCGCGAGGGGAAGGCGCTCGTCGGCGGGCACTTTCGGGGCGAGGAGCGGCGTTCCTCGGAGAGCGCGAGCGACGAAATCGCGAGCGGCGGCACCTCCGACGCGGACCCCGACTGCGACCCCGACGGCTTCGACCGGAAGATGGACCTCGACTGGGCGGCCGAGGCCGTCGAGCGCGCCGGCGACTGCGCGACCTACTTCGGGCCGGACTCCGAGATTCGCCGGGGGTGGGCCGGACTCTACGCCGTGACCCCCGACCACCACCCCGTCGTGGAGGAGAGCGTGCCGGGGTTCGTGCAGGCGGTCGGCTTCTCGGGCCACGGCTTCCAGCACGCGCCCGCCACCGGGAAACTCGTGGCGGAACTCGTCTTCGACGGCGAGGCCTCGCTGGTCGATATCTCGGCGCTGGGGAGCGACCGGTTCGAGCGCGGAGCGTTGCTCGAAGAGCGGAACGTGGCGTGA
- a CDS encoding DUF5789 family protein, with protein sequence MTDSHRELGVEFGDLAAHLDGHEYPATMRELTDAYGDYVVEYSGGSESLRTMLAPFDDTYESASEVRQAVLNAVGQGAVGRKGYTDRGGFAPATDDVSF encoded by the coding sequence ATGACAGATTCACACCGCGAACTGGGCGTCGAGTTCGGCGACCTCGCCGCGCACCTCGACGGCCACGAGTATCCGGCGACGATGCGGGAACTGACCGACGCGTACGGGGACTACGTCGTCGAGTACTCCGGCGGTTCCGAGAGCCTCCGGACCATGCTCGCGCCGTTCGACGACACCTACGAGTCGGCCAGCGAGGTCCGGCAGGCCGTCCTGAACGCGGTCGGACAGGGCGCGGTCGGCCGGAAGGGGTACACCGACCGCGGCGGGTTCGCTCCGGCGACGGACGACGTGTCGTTCTGA
- a CDS encoding alpha,alpha-trehalose-phosphate synthase (UDP-forming) encodes MNSNTTGATAESAAETVARLCDDRELVVASNREPYSHAREDGELTVDRPAGGLTAALDPVMQAAEGTWVAWGDGDADREVVGPDDAVAVPPEDPSYDLRRVWLTDEQVEGYYRGYSNRVLWPVCHLDIAKMTPREEFWREYRETNADFADAILDSTDGADGDPVVWFQDYHLSLAPRTVREARPDAFLAHFWHIPWPSWDVFRACPQYEALLDGLLANDLVGFHTEEYCRNFLDCADAGTDARVDRSSGSVSYRGHRTFVRSFPLGIDAARQADLAESDAADEWWAQFREARGIDPSETVAVGVERLDYTKGIPERLAALERFWEENPEWRGDLTYVQKGTESRSGIAAYDALQDRVADAVERINDRFGTDEWTPVVYTTDHLPEAGIAALYREADLGLVTPVRDGMNLVAKEFAAAQTRDPGVLVLSELAGATEQLGEESVLVHPYDTAGFADAIGEALSLSRAERRQRTADLQRAVHAEDVYDWLESTFETAAAIERGRRSVRTTGPRPTDD; translated from the coding sequence ATGAACTCGAACACGACAGGGGCGACGGCCGAATCGGCCGCCGAGACAGTCGCCCGACTCTGCGACGACCGCGAGCTCGTCGTGGCATCGAACCGCGAACCGTACAGTCACGCCCGCGAGGACGGGGAACTCACCGTTGACCGACCGGCGGGCGGCCTCACCGCCGCGCTCGACCCCGTGATGCAGGCCGCCGAAGGCACGTGGGTCGCGTGGGGCGACGGCGACGCCGACCGGGAGGTCGTCGGGCCGGACGACGCCGTGGCGGTGCCGCCCGAGGACCCTTCCTACGACCTCAGGCGCGTCTGGTTGACCGACGAGCAGGTCGAGGGCTACTACCGGGGTTACAGCAATCGGGTCCTCTGGCCGGTGTGTCACCTCGATATCGCGAAGATGACTCCGCGCGAGGAGTTCTGGCGGGAGTACCGCGAGACCAACGCCGACTTCGCCGACGCGATTCTGGACTCGACCGACGGCGCGGACGGCGACCCCGTGGTCTGGTTTCAGGACTACCACCTCTCGCTGGCCCCGCGGACGGTCCGCGAGGCGCGTCCGGACGCCTTCCTCGCGCACTTCTGGCACATCCCGTGGCCGTCGTGGGACGTGTTCCGGGCGTGTCCCCAGTACGAGGCCCTGCTCGACGGTCTGCTCGCCAACGACCTCGTGGGCTTTCACACCGAGGAGTACTGCCGGAACTTCCTCGACTGCGCGGACGCCGGGACCGACGCCCGCGTGGACCGGTCGAGCGGGAGCGTCTCTTACCGGGGCCACCGCACCTTCGTCCGGTCGTTCCCGCTGGGCATCGACGCCGCCCGGCAGGCCGACCTCGCCGAGAGCGATGCCGCCGACGAGTGGTGGGCGCAGTTCCGCGAAGCACGCGGCATCGACCCGAGCGAGACCGTCGCTGTCGGCGTCGAGCGTCTCGACTACACCAAGGGCATTCCCGAGCGCCTCGCGGCGCTCGAACGCTTCTGGGAGGAGAACCCCGAGTGGCGCGGCGACCTCACGTACGTCCAGAAGGGGACCGAGAGCAGGTCGGGCATCGCGGCCTACGACGCGCTACAGGACCGGGTGGCCGACGCCGTCGAGCGCATCAACGACCGCTTCGGCACCGACGAGTGGACGCCGGTCGTCTACACGACCGACCACCTGCCCGAGGCGGGTATCGCGGCGCTCTACCGCGAGGCCGACCTCGGCCTCGTGACGCCGGTCCGGGACGGGATGAACCTCGTCGCCAAGGAGTTCGCCGCGGCCCAGACCCGCGACCCCGGCGTCCTCGTGCTGAGCGAACTCGCGGGCGCGACCGAGCAGTTGGGCGAGGAGTCCGTCCTCGTCCACCCCTACGACACCGCCGGTTTCGCCGACGCCATCGGCGAGGCGCTCTCGCTGTCGCGGGCCGAGCGCCGCCAGCGTACCGCCGACCTCCAGCGCGCGGTCCACGCCGAAGACGTGTACGACTGGCTGGAATCGACCTTCGAGACGGCGGCCGCCATCGAGCGCGGCCGTCGCTCGGTCCGGACGACCGGACCGCGACCGACCGACGACTGA
- the otsB gene encoding trehalose-phosphatase yields MVHPTESEPDDDAGDDDSDASTDAETTPDATDPAHEIPALLRENLYVVVEELVDHDGLLVALDFDGTLAAIEHRPEEAAIPDRTREAVAALADHPNVEVAVVSGRELADVRERVGLPDISYAGNHGLEIHAGEYEVHPTARDAEEDIASLCELLTDELAEIDGVIVENKGVTATVHHRLVDDEEVPVVENAVESLVATRDDVRLTTGKDVLELRPAVEWDKGEAVRELYDQLVPDDEEWLPVYVGDDTTDEAAFSLLGDRGLGVKVGDDPGTEAPYRVADPDAVRAILAWLSDYGVEFLGTDHHGVPVGTA; encoded by the coding sequence ATGGTTCACCCTACCGAATCGGAACCGGACGACGACGCCGGTGACGACGACTCCGACGCCAGCACCGACGCCGAAACCACCCCGGACGCCACCGACCCGGCCCACGAGATTCCCGCTCTGCTCCGCGAGAACCTCTACGTCGTGGTCGAGGAACTGGTGGACCACGACGGTCTGCTGGTGGCGCTCGACTTCGACGGCACCTTGGCCGCCATCGAACACCGCCCCGAGGAGGCCGCGATTCCCGACCGGACCCGCGAGGCGGTCGCGGCGCTGGCCGACCATCCGAACGTCGAAGTCGCGGTCGTCAGCGGCCGGGAACTCGCCGACGTGCGCGAGCGAGTCGGCCTGCCCGACATCTCCTACGCCGGGAACCACGGCCTCGAAATCCACGCCGGAGAGTACGAGGTCCACCCGACCGCCCGCGACGCCGAGGAGGACATCGCCAGCCTCTGCGAGTTGCTGACCGACGAACTCGCCGAGATAGACGGCGTCATCGTCGAGAACAAGGGCGTGACCGCGACGGTTCACCACCGACTCGTGGACGACGAGGAGGTCCCCGTGGTCGAGAACGCGGTCGAGTCGCTCGTGGCCACCCGCGACGACGTGCGCCTGACCACCGGCAAGGACGTGCTGGAACTCCGGCCCGCGGTCGAGTGGGACAAGGGCGAGGCGGTCCGGGAACTCTACGACCAACTCGTCCCCGACGACGAGGAGTGGCTCCCCGTCTACGTCGGCGACGACACCACCGACGAGGCGGCGTTCAGCCTGCTCGGCGACCGCGGCCTCGGCGTCAAGGTCGGCGACGACCCCGGTACCGAGGCCCCGTACCGCGTGGCCGACCCCGACGCGGTCCGGGCGATACTCGCGTGGTTGAGCGACTACGGCGTCGAGTTCCTCGGGACCGACCACCACGGCGTTCCGGTCGGCACCGCGTGA
- a CDS encoding ABC transporter ATP-binding protein yields the protein MSLTDEEDDPFEEQREQAENPMKRLFLEYGSDNAFAFVTGVVASIFARVLNLLPPVILGVAIDSLFGEQSNQIPYADALAGQLPFVSSGLIASITPPGRTGQFWFSVGVVAAAFGVGAAFHWARNWGWNSFAQNIQHNIRTDTYDKMQRLNMDFFADKQTGEMMSILSNDVNRLERFLNDGMNSAFRLGVMVLAIAAFLFAINWQLALVAMVPVPLIAIFTYKFIQIIQPKYADVRSAVGNVNSRLENNLGGIQVIKTSNTESYESDRVEDVSNDYFDSNWGAIVTRIKFFPSLQILSGLGFALTFIVGGLWVFNGEGPWFFTGTLRPGEFVTFILFTQRFIWPMAQFGSIINMYQRAYASSSRIFGLMDEPSRIREEPDADDLVVEDGEVVYEDVTFGYDDDETIVDDVSFDVAGGDTLALVGPTGAGKSTVLKLLLRMYDVDEGAIRIDGTDLRDVSLPSLRQAIGYVSQDTFMFYGTVKENIAYGTFDVDDEDIVEAAKAAEAHEFIQNLPEGYDTEVGERGVKLSGGQRQRISIARAVLKDPEILVLDEATSDVDTETEMLIQRSLDDLTEDRTTFAIAHRLSTIKDADKIVVLEDGKIVERGSHAELLDEDGLYAHLWGVQAGEIDELPEEFIERAARRTASVETDADD from the coding sequence ATGAGTCTCACAGACGAAGAAGACGACCCGTTCGAGGAACAACGGGAGCAGGCCGAGAATCCGATGAAACGGCTGTTCCTCGAATACGGGTCCGACAACGCGTTCGCGTTCGTCACGGGCGTCGTGGCGAGCATCTTCGCGCGGGTGCTGAACCTGCTCCCGCCGGTAATCCTCGGCGTCGCCATCGACTCGTTGTTCGGCGAACAGTCGAACCAGATACCGTACGCGGACGCGCTGGCGGGTCAGTTGCCGTTCGTATCGAGCGGGTTGATAGCATCTATCACGCCACCGGGACGGACCGGCCAGTTCTGGTTCTCGGTCGGCGTCGTCGCGGCCGCGTTCGGCGTCGGCGCGGCGTTCCACTGGGCGCGAAACTGGGGCTGGAACTCCTTCGCCCAGAACATCCAGCACAACATCCGGACCGACACGTACGACAAGATGCAGCGGCTGAACATGGACTTCTTCGCCGACAAGCAGACCGGCGAGATGATGTCTATCCTGTCGAACGACGTGAACCGACTCGAACGGTTCCTCAACGACGGAATGAACTCGGCGTTCCGACTCGGCGTGATGGTACTCGCCATCGCGGCCTTCCTCTTCGCTATCAACTGGCAACTGGCACTCGTGGCGATGGTGCCGGTGCCGCTCATTGCTATCTTCACCTACAAGTTCATCCAGATTATTCAGCCGAAGTACGCCGACGTTCGGTCGGCGGTCGGCAACGTCAACTCCCGACTGGAGAACAACCTCGGCGGGATTCAGGTCATCAAGACGAGCAACACCGAGAGCTACGAGTCCGACCGGGTAGAGGACGTGTCGAACGACTACTTCGACTCGAACTGGGGCGCCATCGTCACCCGTATCAAGTTCTTCCCCTCGCTCCAGATTCTCTCCGGACTCGGATTCGCACTCACCTTCATCGTCGGCGGTCTCTGGGTGTTCAACGGCGAGGGGCCGTGGTTCTTCACCGGAACGCTCAGACCCGGCGAGTTCGTCACGTTCATCCTGTTCACCCAGCGGTTCATCTGGCCGATGGCGCAGTTCGGCTCCATCATTAATATGTACCAACGCGCGTACGCGTCGAGTTCCCGAATCTTCGGGCTGATGGACGAACCGAGTCGGATTCGGGAGGAACCCGACGCCGACGACCTCGTCGTCGAGGACGGCGAAGTCGTCTACGAGGACGTGACCTTCGGCTACGACGACGACGAGACCATCGTCGACGACGTGAGTTTCGACGTGGCGGGCGGCGACACGCTCGCGCTCGTCGGGCCGACCGGCGCGGGCAAGTCCACGGTCCTGAAACTCCTGCTCCGGATGTACGACGTGGACGAGGGCGCCATCCGCATCGACGGCACCGACCTCCGGGACGTGAGTCTACCGAGTCTCCGGCAGGCCATCGGCTACGTCAGCCAGGACACGTTCATGTTCTACGGCACGGTCAAGGAGAACATCGCCTACGGCACCTTCGACGTGGACGACGAGGACATCGTGGAGGCCGCGAAGGCCGCCGAGGCCCACGAGTTCATCCAGAACCTGCCCGAGGGCTACGACACCGAGGTCGGCGAGCGCGGCGTGAAACTCTCGGGCGGCCAGCGCCAGCGCATCTCCATCGCCCGCGCGGTCCTGAAAGACCCCGAAATCCTCGTGCTGGACGAGGCGACCAGCGACGTGGACACCGAGACCGAGATGCTCATCCAGCGGAGTCTGGACGACCTCACCGAGGACCGGACCACGTTCGCCATCGCTCACCGACTCTCGACCATCAAGGACGCCGACAAAATCGTCGTCCTCGAAGACGGCAAAATCGTGGAGCGCGGGAGCCACGCGGAACTCCTCGACGAGGACGGACTCTACGCCCACCTCTGGGGCGTGCAGGCCGGAGAGATAGACGAACTCCCCGAGGAGTTCATCGAGCGCGCGGCCCGCCGGACCGCCAGCGTCGAGACCGACGCCGACGACTGA
- a CDS encoding DUF7538 family protein, which translates to MDERVEALAERDGWQAEGFAARVHYQGGSDYYSIEFYAPSECVLYWKVKGDGETAVPVGRSTVPDPLRERIRQDLAEAGVDPEVESQSL; encoded by the coding sequence ATGGACGAACGAGTCGAGGCGCTCGCCGAGCGAGACGGCTGGCAGGCCGAGGGGTTCGCGGCCCGTGTCCACTATCAAGGCGGGAGCGACTACTACAGCATCGAGTTCTACGCACCGAGCGAGTGCGTCCTCTACTGGAAGGTGAAGGGCGACGGCGAGACGGCGGTGCCGGTCGGTCGCAGTACCGTCCCCGACCCCCTGCGAGAGCGCATCCGGCAGGACTTGGCCGAGGCGGGCGTGGACCCCGAAGTCGAGTCCCAGTCGCTGTAG
- a CDS encoding outer membrane protein assembly factor BamB family protein, with the protein MNRRQVLATLGSACLAGCASSLPSLRPSKTDSSPTEPLSGEDAEAWAQFGRTAAHTGRNAGVSIDAPQVRWQATLPAGVTAPAVVGETVFVGGGIFDEHNEEYAAGGVYAFDRQTGDRRWKTRLPALGGGFAGCPPTVHRGSIYVGDAGRHHFHALDARTGEKRWHLDLDGSVNEAVAAAGDRVCFVQQEAVVAADLRGEERWRYSKDGHVFLAEPAVADGTAYVGSVYDEGDRPESEDDASSLLAAIDVGTGDELWADRQGENFHSLAVDGDTLFACDTRAVYAVEAATGTQQWRHAMEDFGLGELAVSDETVFVADGRKLRALSWADGSERWQFEIEDGYLRTTPVVVDGAVVVTTEHPQRPSTDATTYALDSATGDPRWTHRLPGNVGLPAAAVGDALYLPVYGSSGETGATLTVLESSE; encoded by the coding sequence ATGAATCGCAGACAGGTCCTCGCTACCCTCGGAAGCGCGTGCCTCGCCGGCTGTGCTTCCAGTCTCCCCTCCCTCCGCCCCTCGAAGACCGACTCGTCTCCGACCGAACCCCTCTCCGGCGAAGACGCCGAAGCGTGGGCGCAGTTCGGGCGGACCGCCGCCCACACCGGCCGGAACGCCGGCGTCAGCATCGACGCCCCGCAGGTGCGCTGGCAGGCGACGCTCCCCGCCGGCGTGACGGCTCCCGCCGTCGTCGGCGAGACGGTGTTCGTCGGCGGCGGTATCTTCGACGAGCACAACGAGGAGTACGCCGCCGGGGGCGTGTACGCGTTCGACCGCCAGACGGGCGACCGACGGTGGAAGACGAGACTGCCCGCGCTCGGCGGCGGGTTCGCCGGTTGCCCGCCGACGGTACACCGCGGTTCGATTTACGTCGGAGACGCCGGGAGACACCACTTCCACGCGCTCGACGCTCGGACCGGGGAGAAGCGGTGGCACCTCGACCTCGACGGGTCGGTGAACGAGGCAGTCGCGGCGGCGGGCGACCGGGTCTGTTTCGTCCAACAGGAGGCCGTCGTCGCCGCCGACCTGCGGGGCGAGGAGCGCTGGCGCTACTCGAAGGACGGCCACGTCTTCCTCGCGGAACCGGCCGTCGCCGACGGAACCGCGTACGTCGGGTCCGTCTACGACGAGGGGGACCGACCCGAAAGCGAGGACGACGCGTCGTCGCTGCTCGCGGCAATCGACGTCGGAACGGGCGACGAACTGTGGGCCGACCGGCAGGGCGAGAACTTCCACAGTCTCGCGGTGGACGGCGACACCCTGTTCGCCTGCGATACGCGCGCTGTCTACGCCGTCGAGGCCGCGACGGGGACCCAGCAGTGGCGACACGCGATGGAGGACTTCGGGCTCGGCGAACTCGCCGTGAGCGACGAGACGGTGTTCGTCGCCGACGGACGGAAACTCCGCGCGCTCTCGTGGGCGGACGGGAGCGAACGGTGGCAGTTCGAAATCGAAGACGGGTATCTGCGAACGACGCCGGTCGTCGTCGACGGTGCGGTCGTGGTGACGACCGAACACCCGCAGCGACCGTCGACAGACGCGACGACCTACGCGCTCGACTCGGCGACAGGCGACCCCCGCTGGACGCACCGGTTGCCGGGTAACGTGGGGCTCCCCGCGGCGGCCGTGGGCGACGCACTCTACCTCCCGGTGTATGGGAGCAGCGGGGAGACGGGGGCGACGCTGACCGTCTTGGAGTCCAGCGAGTGA
- a CDS encoding Cdc6/Cdc18 family protein encodes MGGLFSDVTDTIFLDKEVLEEEYQPDEILEREEEIDEYKAAFKDVLFGRNPSNVMLYGKAGVGKTAVTRYVLEELQTETDQREAADDLYVHRHNCNGDTMFSAVRTLVNGLLPSGSASFPKKGLSTADALEEFYSQLDRLGGTHLVVLDEIDHLQDANELLYELPRARANDYIAEARIGVIGISNNYTFRQRLSAKVQDALKEEEISFSTYDANELRAILHDRAEKALSDDSYSDSAIAKAAAVAGRDTGSARQAIDLLRKGAEIAEQNDEPMVEDDHIGLAREAVKRGRLQDKIEDQSLHARLVLEAVARLDHVGETPARSKEIMKMYRRVAAKRAEEPLTTLKSIQNHLSDLYMLGFLLRREENEGRKGGSYHEYDLDMDPDVVFEVCDELDEEEAV; translated from the coding sequence ATGGGCGGGCTGTTCAGCGACGTCACGGACACCATCTTCCTCGACAAGGAAGTCCTCGAAGAGGAGTATCAGCCGGACGAAATCCTCGAACGCGAGGAGGAGATAGACGAGTACAAGGCCGCGTTCAAGGACGTCCTGTTCGGCAGGAACCCGTCGAACGTCATGCTCTACGGGAAGGCCGGCGTGGGGAAGACCGCGGTCACGCGCTACGTGCTGGAGGAACTCCAGACCGAGACCGACCAGCGCGAGGCGGCCGACGACCTCTACGTCCACCGCCACAACTGCAACGGCGACACGATGTTCAGTGCCGTCCGGACGCTCGTGAACGGACTCCTCCCGTCCGGGAGCGCGTCGTTCCCGAAGAAGGGGCTCTCGACGGCGGACGCGCTCGAGGAGTTCTACAGCCAACTCGACCGCCTCGGCGGGACCCACTTGGTGGTCTTGGACGAAATCGACCACCTGCAGGACGCCAACGAACTGCTCTACGAACTCCCTCGGGCCCGCGCGAACGACTACATCGCCGAGGCGAGAATCGGCGTCATCGGCATCAGCAACAACTACACCTTCAGACAGCGCCTCTCGGCGAAGGTCCAAGACGCGCTGAAGGAGGAGGAAATCTCGTTCAGCACGTACGACGCCAACGAACTCCGCGCGATTCTCCACGACCGCGCGGAGAAGGCGCTCTCGGACGACAGCTACTCCGACAGCGCCATCGCCAAGGCCGCCGCGGTCGCGGGACGCGACACGGGGAGCGCCCGGCAGGCCATCGACCTCCTCCGAAAGGGTGCGGAAATCGCCGAGCAGAACGACGAACCGATGGTCGAGGACGACCACATCGGACTCGCCCGCGAGGCCGTCAAGCGCGGCCGCCTACAGGACAAAATCGAGGACCAGTCGCTCCACGCCCGCCTCGTCCTCGAAGCGGTCGCCCGACTCGACCACGTCGGCGAGACGCCCGCCCGCTCGAAGGAGATAATGAAGATGTACCGCCGCGTGGCCGCCAAGCGCGCCGAGGAGCCGCTGACGACCCTGAAGAGCATCCAGAACCACCTCAGCGACCTCTACATGCTCGGGTTCCTGCTCCGCCGCGAGGAGAACGAGGGCCGGAAAGGCGGGTCGTACCACGAGTACGACCTCGACATGGACCCCGACGTCGTCTTCGAGGTCTGCGACGAACTGGACGAAGAAGAGGCGGTGTAG
- a CDS encoding ABC transporter permease subunit translates to MVAAFGGLTLLFAGSYVGVGVAVSAVSDSRSRAMTNTVVMYFVFTLFWSRISPITVPQVIAGAADLLLGVQFSGGLWQVFTTLSPTEAYFRSLRLIPGGAFETSGSVSGVTVVVVLLAWMVVPPALGYLSFARADID, encoded by the coding sequence GTGGTTGCGGCGTTCGGTGGGCTGACGCTCCTGTTCGCGGGGTCGTACGTGGGCGTCGGCGTCGCCGTCTCCGCCGTGAGCGACAGTCGAAGCCGAGCGATGACGAACACGGTCGTGATGTACTTCGTGTTCACGCTCTTCTGGTCGCGAATATCGCCCATCACCGTCCCCCAGGTCATCGCCGGTGCGGCGGACCTGCTACTCGGGGTCCAGTTCTCCGGCGGACTCTGGCAGGTCTTCACCACGCTGAGCCCCACCGAGGCGTACTTTCGGTCGCTCCGACTCATCCCCGGCGGCGCGTTCGAGACGAGCGGGTCGGTCAGCGGCGTCACCGTGGTCGTCGTACTGCTCGCGTGGATGGTCGTCCCGCCCGCACTCGGCTACCTCTCGTTCGCCCGCGCCGACATCGACTGA
- a CDS encoding zinc ribbon domain-containing protein: protein MGDPACYLDFCPECDAQVTIADDECPDCGTALEER from the coding sequence ATGGGCGACCCCGCCTGCTACCTCGACTTCTGCCCCGAGTGCGACGCACAGGTCACTATCGCCGACGACGAGTGCCCGGACTGCGGGACCGCGCTCGAAGAGCGCTAA
- a CDS encoding DUF2892 domain-containing protein, with protein sequence MELPKNVGDRSRLGRAVLALALTVVAISSLRKGKRLSGTLAGIGALALGYDATAGSGELTGTFGESEADATLRCAVCGEPIRPGQRRTPNENGETVHEACLEPAR encoded by the coding sequence ATGGAGTTACCTAAGAACGTCGGCGACCGCAGCCGACTCGGCCGTGCGGTACTCGCCCTCGCACTGACCGTCGTCGCGATTAGTTCGCTTCGAAAAGGAAAGCGGTTGAGCGGAACGCTCGCCGGTATCGGCGCACTCGCGCTCGGATACGACGCCACCGCGGGGTCCGGCGAGTTGACGGGGACGTTCGGCGAGAGCGAGGCGGACGCGACGCTCCGCTGTGCGGTCTGTGGCGAACCCATCCGTCCGGGACAGCGTCGGACGCCGAACGAGAACGGTGAGACCGTCCACGAGGCCTGTCTGGAACCGGCCCGGTAA
- the fer gene encoding ferredoxin Fer: MESPFDVLLVDDDADDEEIEQAYRRRVKEAHPDQGGSVEEFQAVRRAYERIQAGYEANGSAAEANGTAAGADVETSDFGAADGRSNPEPEPERAYSEVEYLNYDVLSDFGWEPGDDDLFGKAAAADLDEVDYGAFEVHPGESLLEAAEDRGFAWPFACRGGACANCAVLLLDGELSMPASHVLPEELMERGFRLSCNGMPITDELKVVYNVKHMPELDDLLLPPQPFENAYPDR; the protein is encoded by the coding sequence ATGGAGTCCCCGTTCGACGTGTTACTCGTCGACGACGACGCCGACGACGAGGAGATAGAGCAGGCGTACAGGCGACGGGTGAAGGAGGCCCACCCGGACCAAGGCGGGTCGGTCGAGGAGTTCCAGGCGGTCCGGCGGGCCTACGAGCGGATTCAGGCGGGCTACGAGGCAAACGGAAGCGCGGCCGAGGCGAACGGGACCGCGGCGGGAGCGGACGTCGAGACGTCGGACTTCGGGGCGGCAGACGGCCGGAGCAATCCGGAGCCGGAACCCGAACGCGCGTACTCTGAGGTCGAGTATCTCAACTACGACGTGCTGAGCGACTTCGGGTGGGAACCGGGGGACGACGACCTCTTCGGGAAGGCGGCCGCCGCGGACTTGGACGAGGTGGACTACGGGGCGTTCGAAGTCCACCCCGGCGAGTCGCTGCTCGAAGCCGCCGAGGACCGCGGTTTCGCGTGGCCGTTCGCGTGCCGCGGCGGAGCCTGCGCCAACTGCGCGGTTCTGCTCCTCGACGGCGAACTGTCGATGCCGGCCAGCCACGTCCTCCCCGAGGAGTTGATGGAGCGAGGGTTTCGGCTCTCCTGCAACGGCATGCCCATCACGGACGAGTTGAAGGTCGTCTACAACGTCAAGCACATGCCAGAACTCGACGACCTGCTGTTGCCGCCACAGCCGTTCGAGAACGCGTATCCCGACCGGTGA
- a CDS encoding cold-shock protein yields the protein MAKGTVDFFNDTGGYGFIDTEDEDEDVFFHMEDVGGPDLEEGTEIEFDIEQADKGPRATNVQRL from the coding sequence ATGGCGAAAGGAACGGTTGATTTCTTCAACGACACGGGCGGTTACGGCTTTATTGACACTGAGGACGAGGACGAGGACGTTTTCTTCCACATGGAGGACGTTGGCGGCCCGGACCTCGAAGAGGGAACGGAAATCGAGTTCGACATCGAGCAGGCTGACAAGGGTCCGCGAGCGACCAACGTCCAGCGACTGTAA